A single genomic interval of Devosia oryziradicis harbors:
- a CDS encoding flagellin N-terminal helical domain-containing protein, protein MSDISLSKAVRSNLLSLQGTAELMSKTQDRLATGNKVNSALDNPSNWFTAQGLNNRASDLGALLDSMANGVQTLEAADNGLTAMTKTLESMQSTLRQARQDKSFQTTSLELTKVDANDPLLGKLSFSGGAVTNTVGVDLIKTGSGQSSVMAAKYEPPAAAGEATLVGDVANNDAAAVAGKTFSVSFGGKTATFTLAANAGNTLADWEDQIEETLADSDLGGKVTFSSTGGKFTFTAVNEVDGEITVGGADADAVMGTVPADPTAPAAGERVSTAGSDGKHEFAINGKKITLDTTTGADVATAITTINAQLGADRKFEAYSETGGKIGLRAIADDAGALSVTGADAALFAAPTTSTTMKFARSTDELVVAINADPNLMGKIRASNDNGKLRIENQSTKTLDIEGLTTGKITGGVGVANVTGNSVRTGLASQFNELRDQLDKLADDASFNGINLLRGDKLTITFNETGTSSIDIQTKDGLTVNAANLGVPTSMDPEDLDSDVSIDALLAEMKTALDQVRSQASSFGSNLSIVENRQKFTKSMVDTLQTGAGNLTLADMNEEAANLLALQTRQQLSQNSLSLASQADQSILQLLR, encoded by the coding sequence ATGTCCGATATTTCGCTTTCGAAAGCAGTTCGCTCCAACCTGCTCTCGCTGCAGGGCACTGCGGAACTGATGAGCAAGACCCAGGATCGCCTGGCGACCGGCAACAAGGTCAACTCGGCGCTGGATAACCCATCCAACTGGTTCACTGCCCAGGGTCTCAACAACCGCGCCAGCGATCTCGGCGCCCTGCTCGACTCGATGGCCAACGGCGTCCAGACCCTGGAAGCGGCGGACAACGGTCTCACCGCAATGACCAAGACGCTGGAGTCGATGCAGTCGACCCTGCGTCAGGCTCGCCAGGACAAGTCCTTCCAGACCACCTCGCTCGAGCTGACCAAGGTCGATGCGAACGATCCGCTTCTCGGCAAGCTGAGCTTTTCCGGCGGCGCCGTGACCAATACGGTCGGGGTCGACCTGATCAAGACCGGTTCTGGCCAGTCCTCCGTGATGGCTGCCAAGTATGAGCCCCCTGCAGCCGCTGGCGAAGCCACCCTGGTTGGCGACGTAGCCAACAACGACGCTGCTGCCGTTGCCGGCAAGACCTTCTCGGTCAGCTTTGGCGGCAAGACTGCAACCTTCACGCTTGCTGCAAACGCCGGCAACACGCTCGCCGACTGGGAAGACCAGATCGAAGAGACGCTGGCCGACTCCGACCTGGGCGGCAAGGTCACCTTCAGCTCCACCGGCGGCAAGTTCACCTTCACCGCCGTCAATGAAGTCGACGGTGAGATCACGGTTGGCGGCGCCGATGCCGACGCCGTCATGGGTACCGTTCCTGCCGATCCAACTGCTCCAGCCGCTGGCGAACGCGTTTCGACCGCTGGTTCCGATGGCAAGCATGAGTTCGCCATCAACGGCAAGAAGATCACGCTCGACACCACCACCGGTGCCGATGTGGCCACCGCCATTACCACAATCAACGCCCAGCTTGGTGCTGACCGGAAGTTCGAAGCCTACAGCGAAACCGGCGGCAAGATTGGCCTCCGTGCCATTGCCGACGACGCCGGCGCGCTGTCGGTGACGGGCGCCGATGCTGCCCTGTTCGCCGCACCGACCACCAGCACCACGATGAAGTTCGCCCGCTCCACCGACGAACTGGTGGTTGCCATCAATGCCGATCCCAACCTGATGGGCAAGATTCGGGCTTCCAATGACAATGGCAAGCTGCGCATCGAGAACCAGTCGACAAAGACGCTCGATATCGAGGGTCTTACCACCGGCAAGATCACCGGCGGCGTCGGCGTGGCCAACGTCACCGGTAACTCGGTGCGTACCGGCCTTGCGTCCCAGTTCAACGAACTGCGCGACCAGCTCGACAAGCTGGCCGACGACGCTTCGTTCAACGGCATCAACCTGCTGCGTGGCGATAAGCTGACCATCACCTTCAACGAGACCGGCACCTCGTCCATCGACATCCAGACCAAGGATGGCCTGACGGTCAATGCCGCCAACCTGGGCGTACCGACGTCCATGGATCCTGAAGACCTCGACAGCGACGTGTCCATCGACGCCCTCCTGGCGGAAATGAAGACGGCCCTCGACCAGGTGCGCTCGCAGGCATCCAGCTTCGGCTCGAACCTCTCGATCGTCGAAAATCGCCAGAAGTTCACCAAGTCGATGGTGGATACCCTCCAGACCGGCGCCGGCAACCTGACACTGGCGGACATGAACGAAGAAGCGGCCAACCTTCTCGCGCTGCAGACGCGCCAGCAGCTGTCGCAGAACTCGCTGTCGCTGGCTTCGCAGGCCGACCAGTCGATCCTGCAGCTGCTGCGCTAA
- a CDS encoding flagellin N-terminal helical domain-containing protein — MASDISLSKAVRSNLLSLKGTADMMASTQNRLATGNKVNSALDNPSSWFTAQGLNNRASDLGALLDNMANGVQTLEAADNGLTAMTKTLESMQSTLRQARQDKSFQTSSFELTKVDANDPELGKLSFAGGSVTNTVGVDLTKTGSGQKAATAAKYEPPAAAGEATLVGDVANNDAAAVAGKTFSVSFGGKTATFTLAANAGNTLADWEDQIEETLADSDLGGKVTFSSTGGKFTFTAADEVDGEITVGGADADAVMGTVPADPTAPAAGERVSTAGSDGKHEFAINGKKITLDTTTGADLDTAISSINTQLGTDKKFEAYKETGGKIGLRAITDDAGTLSVTGANASMFAAPTTSTTMKFARSVDELVTAINADTNLDGKVRASNDNGKLRIENQSTKALDVEGLTTGKITGGEGKSAIDGNSVRSGLADQFNELRDQLDKLADDAAFNGINLLRGDKLSITFNETGTSSIDIQTKENKTINSANLGVSTTLEAKDLDSDASIDAQLGKLKSALNDVRAQASSFGSNLSIVQNRQTFTKSMIDTLQSGAGNLTLADMNEEAANLLALQTRQSLSSNSLSLASQADQSVLQLIR; from the coding sequence ATGGCATCTGATATCTCTCTCTCGAAAGCCGTCCGCTCTAACCTGCTCTCGCTCAAGGGCACTGCGGACATGATGGCTTCGACCCAGAACCGCCTCGCCACCGGTAACAAGGTGAACTCGGCCCTGGACAACCCGTCCAGCTGGTTCACTGCCCAGGGTCTCAACAACCGCGCCAGCGATCTCGGCGCCCTGCTCGACAACATGGCAAACGGCGTCCAGACCCTGGAAGCCGCGGACAATGGCCTCACCGCCATGACCAAGACCCTGGAATCGATGCAGTCGACCCTGCGTCAGGCTCGCCAGGACAAGTCCTTCCAGACCTCGTCCTTTGAATTGACCAAGGTTGATGCGAACGACCCAGAACTGGGCAAGCTCAGCTTTGCGGGTGGCTCGGTCACCAACACCGTCGGTGTTGACCTGACCAAGACCGGTTCGGGCCAGAAGGCCGCTACCGCTGCCAAGTATGAGCCCCCTGCAGCCGCAGGCGAAGCCACCCTGGTTGGCGACGTAGCCAACAACGACGCTGCTGCCGTTGCCGGCAAGACCTTCTCGGTCAGCTTTGGCGGCAAGACTGCAACCTTCACGCTTGCTGCAAACGCTGGCAACACGCTCGCCGACTGGGAAGACCAGATCGAAGAGACGCTGGCCGACTCCGACCTGGGCGGCAAGGTCACCTTCAGCTCCACCGGCGGCAAGTTCACCTTTACCGCAGCCGATGAAGTCGACGGTGAGATCACGGTTGGCGGCGCCGATGCCGACGCCGTCATGGGTACCGTTCCTGCCGATCCGACTGCTCCGGCCGCTGGCGAACGCGTTTCGACAGCTGGTTCCGATGGCAAGCATGAGTTCGCCATCAACGGCAAGAAGATCACGCTCGACACCACCACCGGTGCCGATCTGGACACTGCCATCAGCTCGATCAACACGCAGCTCGGTACGGACAAGAAGTTCGAAGCCTACAAGGAAACTGGCGGCAAGATTGGCCTCCGCGCCATTACCGACGACGCCGGTACCCTGTCTGTCACGGGCGCCAACGCTTCGATGTTTGCCGCTCCGACGACCAGCACCACGATGAAGTTCGCCCGTTCGGTTGACGAGCTGGTGACCGCCATCAATGCCGATACCAACCTGGACGGCAAGGTTCGCGCATCGAACGACAATGGCAAGCTGCGTATCGAGAACCAGTCGACCAAGGCTCTCGATGTGGAAGGCCTGACCACCGGCAAGATCACCGGCGGCGAAGGCAAGTCCGCAATTGACGGCAACTCGGTCCGTTCGGGCCTCGCCGATCAGTTCAACGAACTGCGCGACCAGCTCGACAAGCTGGCCGACGACGCTGCATTCAACGGTATCAACCTGCTGCGTGGCGACAAGCTGTCGATCACCTTCAACGAAACCGGCACGTCGTCGATCGATATCCAGACCAAGGAAAACAAGACGATCAACTCCGCCAACCTCGGCGTGTCGACCACTCTTGAAGCCAAGGACCTGGACAGCGACGCTTCGATCGACGCCCAGCTGGGCAAGCTGAAGTCTGCTCTCAACGACGTTCGTGCCCAGGCCTCGTCCTTCGGCTCGAATCTCTCGATCGTGCAGAATCGCCAGACCTTCACCAAGTCGATGATCGACACGCTCCAGAGCGGTGCCGGTAACCTGACTCTGGCCGACATGAACGAAGAAGCTGCCAACCTGCTCGCTCTGCAGACCCGTCAGTCGCTCTCGTCCAACTCGCTGTCGTTGGCCAGCCAGGCCGACCAGTCGGTCCTCCAGCTGATCCGCTAA
- a CDS encoding rod-binding protein codes for MLQTVKQPGSTLTAAQIAKVRQQAEDFEGVFLNTLTKELFSSIKTDESAMGGGFGEETWRSMQSEQLASEMAKNGGLGIADQLLPDLLAMQEAANNQNTIFPGAYK; via the coding sequence ATGCTGCAGACCGTCAAGCAGCCGGGCTCGACCCTCACCGCTGCCCAGATCGCCAAGGTCCGCCAGCAGGCCGAGGACTTCGAAGGCGTGTTCCTCAACACGCTGACCAAGGAACTCTTCTCCTCCATCAAGACCGATGAAAGCGCCATGGGCGGCGGGTTCGGCGAGGAGACCTGGCGGTCGATGCAGTCCGAACAGCTGGCCTCCGAGATGGCCAAGAACGGCGGCCTCGGCATTGCCGACCAACTCCTGCCCGACCTGCTCGCCATGCAGGAAGCGGCCAACAACCAGAACACAATCTTTCCGGGAGCCTATAAATGA